One Nocardioides oleivorans DNA segment encodes these proteins:
- a CDS encoding NADH-quinone oxidoreductase subunit M — protein MLTVLILLPLLGALVVAFVPRAQVRPVGLAFGLASLVYGLVVASRYDVDGGMQMTETHTWIEAMGVHYALGLDGLGLMMVLLTVAIVPPVMLASWKESESPAGGGARSFFAWVLALEAMSLAVYTATDVLLFYVVFEATLIPAYFLIGGFGRSGRGRAATKFLIYQLAGGLILLASVVGLYVVSADAGNPSFLISDLAALDIDPITQRWLFVGFFVAFAIKAPIFPFHTWLADTSEKATPSTSVLLVCVLDKIGTFGMLRFCLGLLPDASQWATPVVVTLALISIVYGALIAIGQDDVLRLIGLTSLSHFGFIVLGIFVFNATGGTGAVLYMVNHGIATALMFLVAGFLINRTGTTLISEMGGVEKHAPILAGSFLIGGLAACGLPGLSPFVSEVMVIIAAFDHHWLVGSVSVLAIVLAAIYALWMYQRTMTGPDLEGSAPVADLDRREVGIVAPLVLALVLFGFFPMPLLDVINPFVHDSLTSVGISLEGGHQ, from the coding sequence ATGCTCACAGTCCTGATCCTGCTGCCGCTCCTCGGCGCGCTCGTGGTCGCCTTCGTGCCGCGCGCGCAGGTGCGCCCGGTGGGACTCGCGTTCGGCCTCGCCTCGCTGGTCTACGGCCTGGTCGTCGCCAGCCGGTACGACGTCGACGGCGGCATGCAGATGACCGAGACCCACACCTGGATCGAGGCCATGGGCGTGCACTACGCGCTCGGCCTCGACGGGCTCGGGCTGATGATGGTGCTGCTGACCGTGGCGATCGTCCCGCCGGTGATGCTGGCCTCGTGGAAGGAGAGCGAGTCTCCCGCGGGCGGGGGAGCGCGCTCCTTCTTCGCCTGGGTCCTGGCGCTCGAGGCCATGTCGCTCGCGGTCTACACCGCCACCGACGTGCTCCTGTTCTACGTCGTCTTCGAGGCCACGCTGATCCCGGCCTACTTCCTGATCGGCGGCTTCGGCCGCTCGGGCCGCGGCCGCGCGGCGACGAAGTTCCTCATCTACCAGCTCGCCGGCGGGCTCATCCTGCTCGCGTCGGTGGTCGGGCTCTACGTCGTCTCCGCCGACGCCGGCAACCCGAGCTTCCTGATCAGCGACCTGGCCGCGCTCGACATCGACCCGATCACCCAGCGCTGGCTGTTCGTCGGCTTCTTCGTCGCCTTCGCGATCAAGGCCCCGATCTTCCCGTTCCACACCTGGCTGGCCGACACGAGCGAGAAGGCGACGCCGAGCACCTCGGTGCTGCTGGTCTGCGTGCTCGACAAGATCGGCACCTTCGGCATGCTGCGCTTCTGCCTCGGCCTGCTGCCCGACGCCTCGCAGTGGGCGACGCCCGTCGTCGTGACGCTGGCGCTGATCTCGATCGTCTACGGCGCGCTGATCGCCATCGGCCAGGACGACGTCCTGCGCCTGATCGGCCTCACGTCGCTGTCGCACTTCGGCTTCATCGTGCTGGGCATCTTCGTCTTCAACGCCACGGGCGGCACGGGCGCGGTCCTCTACATGGTCAACCACGGCATCGCGACGGCACTGATGTTCCTGGTCGCCGGCTTCCTCATCAACCGCACCGGTACGACCCTGATCAGCGAGATGGGCGGCGTCGAGAAGCACGCGCCGATCCTCGCCGGGTCGTTCCTCATCGGTGGGCTCGCCGCCTGCGGCCTGCCCGGCCTGTCGCCGTTCGTCTCCGAGGTGATGGTCATCATCGCCGCCTTCGACCACCACTGGCTGGTCGGCTCGGTGTCGGTCCTGGCGATCGTGCTGGCCGCGATCTACGCGCTCTGGATGTACCAGCGCACGATGACCGGCCCCGACCTCGAGGGCTCCGCCCCCGTGGCCGACCTCGACCGGCGTGAGGTCGGCATCGTCGCGCCGCTCGTGCTGGCGCTCGTGCTCTTCGGCTTCTTCCCGATGCCGCTGCTCGACGTCATCAATCCCTTCGTCCACGACTCGCTGACGAGTGTGGGCATCAGCCTGGAGGGTGGTCACCAGTGA
- the nuoL gene encoding NADH-quinone oxidoreductase subunit L: MFDLLWLVIALPLLGAFLLLGVAPFLPTSLKQTVDKRGHLLGTAMAVLSFVLSLTLFISLLGRDAEQRQVGQHLWTWFETGQLSVGMDLLYDQLSALFLLLITGVGSLIHVYAIGYMEHDERRRRFFGYLNLFVAAMLTLILSANFVGLFLGWEGVGLASYLLIGFWQHKPSAARAAKKAFVINRVGDIGLTLAIALMFATYGTTDFGGVSELASQADQGTLNALGLLLLLGACGKSAQVPLQAWLLDAMEGPTPVSALIHAATMVTAGVYLVVRSNFIYELTPVAQTAVVVVATVTLLWGAVLGCAKDDIKKALAGSTMSQIGYMMLAAGLGPVGYPFAIFHLLTHGFFKANMFLGAGSVMHGMDDDVDMRHYGALRKTMPVTFLTFAMGYLAIVGFPGFSGFWSKDRIIESALADNLVIGLLAMLGAGVTGFYMTRLMLMTFFGEKRWKQDLHPHESPKVMTVPLMVLAALSVLGGLLLLGDWIVTWLEPVTGHAEHHEPPLPAIVITLMITAVVAIGVAAAWFLVGKRDIPREAPQDVSFATRAARADLYGDAINDAVVVRPGAGLVGGLLTLDRGGIDGAVMGGAAAVGGISSTLRRVQNGFVRSYALSLLGGALLVVLALLAVNLG; this comes from the coding sequence GTGTTCGACCTGCTGTGGCTGGTCATCGCGCTGCCGCTGCTCGGTGCCTTCCTGCTGCTCGGGGTCGCACCGTTCCTGCCGACGTCGCTGAAGCAGACCGTCGACAAGCGCGGCCACCTGCTCGGCACCGCGATGGCGGTCCTGTCCTTCGTGCTCAGCCTGACCCTGTTCATCTCGCTGCTCGGCCGTGACGCCGAGCAGCGGCAGGTCGGCCAGCACCTGTGGACCTGGTTCGAGACCGGCCAGCTGAGCGTCGGCATGGACCTGCTCTACGACCAGCTCTCCGCGCTGTTCCTGCTGCTGATCACGGGTGTCGGCTCGCTCATCCACGTCTACGCCATCGGCTACATGGAGCACGACGAGCGTCGTCGCCGCTTCTTCGGCTACCTCAACCTCTTCGTCGCGGCCATGCTCACGCTGATCCTCTCGGCGAACTTCGTGGGCCTCTTCCTCGGCTGGGAGGGCGTCGGCCTGGCGTCGTACCTCCTCATCGGCTTCTGGCAGCACAAGCCGTCGGCGGCCAGGGCGGCCAAGAAGGCCTTCGTCATCAACCGCGTCGGCGACATCGGCCTGACGCTGGCGATCGCGCTGATGTTCGCGACCTACGGCACCACCGACTTCGGCGGCGTCAGCGAGCTCGCCTCGCAGGCCGACCAGGGCACCCTCAACGCCCTCGGCCTGCTGCTCCTGCTCGGCGCCTGCGGCAAGTCGGCCCAGGTGCCGCTGCAGGCCTGGCTGCTCGACGCGATGGAGGGCCCGACCCCGGTCTCGGCCCTCATCCACGCGGCCACCATGGTCACCGCCGGCGTCTACCTCGTCGTCCGCTCGAACTTCATCTACGAGCTCACGCCGGTCGCGCAGACCGCGGTCGTCGTCGTCGCCACCGTCACGCTGCTGTGGGGTGCCGTCCTCGGCTGCGCCAAGGACGACATCAAGAAGGCGCTCGCCGGCTCCACGATGAGCCAGATCGGCTACATGATGCTGGCCGCCGGCCTCGGCCCGGTCGGCTACCCGTTCGCGATCTTCCACCTGCTCACGCACGGCTTCTTCAAGGCCAACATGTTCCTCGGCGCCGGCTCGGTCATGCACGGCATGGACGACGACGTCGACATGCGCCACTACGGCGCGCTGCGCAAGACGATGCCCGTCACCTTCCTGACGTTCGCGATGGGCTACCTCGCCATCGTCGGGTTCCCCGGCTTCTCGGGCTTCTGGTCCAAGGACCGGATCATCGAGTCGGCGCTGGCCGACAACCTGGTGATCGGCCTGCTCGCCATGCTCGGCGCCGGCGTCACGGGCTTCTACATGACCCGGCTGATGCTGATGACGTTCTTCGGCGAGAAGCGCTGGAAGCAGGACCTGCACCCCCACGAGTCGCCGAAGGTGATGACCGTCCCGCTGATGGTGCTCGCCGCGCTCTCGGTGCTCGGTGGCCTGCTGCTCCTCGGCGACTGGATCGTCACCTGGCTCGAGCCGGTCACCGGCCACGCCGAGCACCACGAGCCGCCGCTCCCGGCGATCGTGATCACCCTGATGATCACCGCCGTGGTCGCGATCGGTGTCGCGGCCGCCTGGTTCCTCGTCGGCAAGCGCGACATCCCGCGCGAGGCACCTCAGGACGTCTCCTTCGCCACGAGGGCCGCGCGCGCCGACCTCTACGGTGACGCGATCAACGACGCGGTCGTCGTACGTCCCGGGGCCGGGCTCGTCGGCGGCCTGCTGACCCTCGATCGCGGCGGGATCGACGGTGCCGTGATGGGCGGCGCTGCCGCCGTCGGTGGCATCTCGAGCACCCTGCGACGCGTCCAGAACGGCTTCGTCCGCTCCTACGCCCTGTCCCTCCTCGGTGGCGCCCTGCTGGTCGTCCTCGCTCTCCTGGCGGTGAACCTCGGATGA
- the nuoK gene encoding NADH-quinone oxidoreductase subunit NuoK encodes MTQYVVLSAILFTIGCVGVLTRRNAIVVFMCVELMLNACNLAFVAFARQHGNLDGQITAFFVMVVAAAEVVIGLAIIMTIFRTRRSASVDDASLLKY; translated from the coding sequence GTGACCCAGTACGTCGTGCTCTCGGCGATCCTGTTCACGATCGGCTGCGTGGGTGTGCTCACCCGGCGCAACGCCATCGTGGTGTTCATGTGCGTCGAGCTGATGCTCAACGCCTGCAACCTCGCGTTCGTCGCCTTCGCCCGCCAGCACGGCAACCTCGACGGCCAGATCACCGCCTTCTTCGTGATGGTCGTGGCCGCAGCCGAGGTCGTGATCGGGCTCGCGATCATCATGACCATCTTCCGCACCCGACGCTCGGCCTCGGTCGACGACGCCAGCCTGCTGAAGTACTGA
- a CDS encoding NADH-quinone oxidoreductase subunit J encodes MTFWILAPIMVVAALGILFVRKAVHAALLLAVVMISLAFLYAAMDAPFLFAVQIIVYTGAILMLFLFVMMLIGVDASDSVVETIRGQRVMAVVLGLVFGSVLVIGISQVTLGTVVGLDEANTGGNVPAIANILFSKYVFAFEATSALLITAALGAMVLAHRERLTPKATQADLAAQRIRDFGEHGKHPGPLPSPGVYARHNAVDTPALLPDGTASESSVSRVLAARGTVRSAPALADDIDDVRRQLAGLDGHSDPTQMPETSGKAGAPATTTEDEK; translated from the coding sequence ATGACCTTCTGGATCCTCGCCCCGATCATGGTGGTCGCCGCGCTCGGCATCCTGTTCGTCCGCAAGGCCGTCCACGCGGCGCTGCTGCTCGCCGTCGTGATGATCAGCCTGGCGTTCCTCTACGCGGCGATGGACGCGCCGTTCCTCTTCGCGGTGCAGATCATCGTCTACACCGGCGCGATCCTCATGCTGTTCCTCTTCGTGATGATGCTGATCGGCGTCGACGCCTCCGACTCGGTCGTGGAGACCATCCGCGGGCAGCGCGTCATGGCCGTCGTGCTGGGCCTGGTCTTCGGCAGCGTGCTCGTGATCGGCATCAGCCAGGTCACGCTCGGCACGGTCGTCGGCCTCGACGAGGCCAACACCGGCGGCAACGTCCCGGCGATCGCCAACATCCTCTTCTCCAAGTACGTCTTCGCCTTCGAGGCCACCAGTGCGCTGCTGATCACCGCCGCGCTCGGCGCCATGGTGCTCGCCCACCGCGAGCGGCTCACGCCGAAGGCGACGCAGGCCGATCTCGCCGCCCAGCGGATCCGCGACTTCGGCGAGCACGGCAAGCACCCGGGCCCGCTGCCCTCGCCGGGTGTCTACGCCCGCCACAACGCGGTCGACACCCCGGCCCTGCTGCCGGACGGCACCGCCTCCGAGTCGTCGGTCTCCCGGGTGCTCGCCGCGCGCGGCACCGTCCGCTCGGCCCCCGCGCTGGCCGACGACATCGACGACGTACGCCGCCAGCTGGCCGGTCTCGACGGGCACAGCGACCCGACGCAGATGCCCGAGACGTCCGGCAAGGCCGGTGCCCCGGCCACGACGACGGAGGACGAGAAGTGA
- the nuoI gene encoding NADH-quinone oxidoreductase subunit NuoI — MSESQPSGEGSKGIKESLWDPIAGFGVTFRTMFKKVVTEQYPFEKMPTAPRFHGRHQLNRWPDGLEKCIGCELCAWACPADAIYVEGASNSDLEDADGNSQRFSPGERYGRVYQINYLRCILCGLCIEACPTRALTMTNEYELADNNRADLIYEKSDLLAPLLPGMEQPPHPMRLGDDEGDYYRGTTR; from the coding sequence ATGAGTGAGTCCCAGCCGTCCGGCGAGGGGTCGAAGGGCATCAAGGAGTCCCTCTGGGACCCGATCGCCGGTTTCGGCGTCACCTTCCGGACGATGTTCAAGAAGGTCGTCACCGAGCAGTACCCGTTCGAGAAGATGCCGACGGCTCCGCGCTTCCACGGCCGCCACCAGCTCAACCGCTGGCCCGACGGCCTCGAGAAGTGCATCGGCTGCGAGCTGTGCGCCTGGGCCTGCCCGGCCGACGCGATCTACGTCGAGGGTGCCTCCAACAGCGACCTCGAGGACGCCGACGGCAACAGCCAGCGCTTCAGCCCCGGCGAGCGCTACGGCCGCGTCTACCAGATCAACTACCTGCGCTGCATCCTGTGCGGGCTCTGCATCGAGGCGTGCCCGACGCGTGCGCTGACGATGACGAACGAGTACGAGCTCGCCGACAACAACCGCGCCGACCTGATCTACGAGAAGTCCGACCTGCTGGCGCCGCTCCTGCCCGGCATGGAGCAGCCGCCCCACCCGATGCGCCTCGGTGACGACGAGGGCGACTACTACAGGGGGACGACACGATGA
- the nuoH gene encoding NADH-quinone oxidoreductase subunit NuoH — MSVLPLAADLPETDLAKFGQDPWWVIVLKAVLIFLVLVLLTLFNIWFERRVVARMQHRVGPNVHGPFGLLQSLADGVKLALKEDIVPKAADKVVFLIAPVVATVPAFVTWAVIPFGPEVNFFGHRTPLQLTDMPVAVLFMMAIASIGIYGIVLGGWSSGSTYSLLGGLRSSAQMISYEVAMGLALVAVFLYAGSMSTSEIVAAQDRLWFGLILLPSFVIYVISMVGETNRAPFDLPEAEGELVGGFHTEYSSLKFALFFLAEYINLATVSAIATTLFLGGWAAPWGVEQLWDGANSGYWPVLWFFGKVFLFIFLFVWLRGSLPRMRYDQFMALGWKILIPVSLAWIVAVATIRVISLEGNINRSYLVAAIAVLLVLTVGLMFLGDGKDKEDEVEVGEEPHDAFAGGFPVPPMPAGGAVRGAAAPLTFATSPTGRTTVTAAAEENHE; from the coding sequence ATGAGCGTCCTGCCGCTCGCGGCGGACCTGCCCGAGACCGACCTGGCGAAGTTCGGCCAGGACCCCTGGTGGGTCATCGTGCTCAAGGCCGTCCTGATCTTCCTGGTCCTGGTGCTGCTGACCCTCTTCAACATCTGGTTCGAGCGCCGCGTCGTGGCCCGCATGCAGCACCGCGTCGGCCCCAACGTGCACGGTCCCTTCGGCCTGCTGCAGTCCCTGGCCGACGGCGTGAAGCTGGCGCTGAAGGAGGACATCGTCCCGAAGGCGGCCGACAAGGTCGTGTTCCTCATCGCGCCGGTCGTCGCCACCGTGCCGGCGTTCGTCACCTGGGCGGTCATCCCGTTCGGCCCCGAGGTGAACTTCTTCGGGCACCGGACCCCGCTCCAGCTCACCGACATGCCGGTCGCCGTGCTCTTCATGATGGCGATCGCCTCGATCGGCATCTACGGCATCGTCCTCGGCGGCTGGTCGTCCGGGTCGACCTACTCGCTCCTCGGCGGCCTGCGCTCGAGCGCGCAGATGATCTCCTACGAGGTCGCCATGGGCCTCGCGCTCGTCGCGGTCTTCCTCTACGCCGGGTCGATGTCGACCTCGGAGATCGTCGCCGCGCAGGACCGCCTCTGGTTCGGCCTGATCCTGCTGCCGTCGTTCGTCATCTACGTCATCTCGATGGTCGGCGAGACCAACCGCGCCCCCTTCGACCTCCCCGAGGCCGAGGGCGAGCTGGTCGGCGGCTTCCACACCGAGTACTCCAGCCTGAAGTTCGCGCTGTTCTTCCTGGCCGAGTACATCAACCTCGCCACCGTCTCGGCGATCGCCACCACGCTGTTCCTCGGCGGCTGGGCTGCTCCCTGGGGCGTCGAGCAGCTCTGGGACGGCGCCAACAGCGGCTACTGGCCGGTGCTGTGGTTCTTCGGCAAGGTCTTCCTCTTCATCTTCCTGTTCGTCTGGCTGCGCGGCTCGCTGCCCCGCATGCGCTACGACCAGTTCATGGCGCTCGGCTGGAAGATCCTGATCCCGGTCTCGCTGGCCTGGATCGTCGCCGTCGCGACCATCCGCGTCATCTCGCTCGAGGGCAACATCAACCGCAGCTACCTCGTGGCCGCGATCGCCGTCCTGCTGGTCCTCACCGTCGGCCTGATGTTCCTGGGCGACGGCAAGGACAAGGAGGACGAGGTCGAGGTGGGCGAGGAGCCGCACGACGCGTTCGCGGGCGGCTTCCCCGTCCCGCCGATGCCGGCGGGAGGCGCCGTACGCGGTGCCGCCGCGCCGCTGACGTTCGCCACGTCTCCCACCGGCCGCACCACCGTCACCGCTGCAGCGGAGGAGAACCATGAGTGA
- a CDS encoding NADH-quinone oxidoreductase subunit G yields MTTTDKAPDTVDTDLVTLTIDGVQVSVPKDTLVIRAAEQVGVQIPRFCDHPLLDPVGACRQCLVDIPDAGNGRGFPKPQASCTLPVAEGMVVNTQATSEVADKAQQGVMEFLLINHPLDCPVCDKGGECPLQNQAMSNGRGESRFAESGGVKRTFPKPINISAQVLLDRERCVLCARCTRFSEQVAGDPFIALAERGALQQVAIYEREPYESYFSGNAIQICPVGALTSADYRFRSRPFDLVSTPGVAEHDACGAAIRVDHRRGKVMRRLAGNDADVNEEWISDKDRFAFRYATTDDRITYPQVREDGELRPASWPEAFAVAARGLRAAGAGAVLTGGRLTAEDAYAYGKFARVALGTNDVDFRARPHTAEEASFLAAQVALSGGVTYADLETAPVVVLLGLEPEDEAATIFLRLRKAARKGRTQVVSVAPFTSRGLRKMNGRLVPAVPGTEAEVISSLKDAEHGVTKDAVILVGERLAQTHGALTAASQLAATTGARLAWVPRRAGDRGAVETGALPNLLPGGRPADDKEARVDVAAAWGVDALPSRAGRDGNAIVAALVKGDLGGLVVGGVDPDDTGDPAAFRAALDAAGFVVSLELRETDVTRAADVVLPVAPVTDKTGWFVTWDARVREFDAVFTNPASLPDLRLLAGIAEEMGTPLGFRTVGEVRAEMQALGPWDGARPSVDPGKAPRPPKAPRKGETAFALATWKQLVDLGSMQDGEVHLRATARTPVARLSQASYDAVLGMVAPADGEQLVTVTGDRGSLTLPAVVADLPDDVVWVPARSVGRGVLAELASPGSPVTVKGASQ; encoded by the coding sequence ATGACGACGACCGACAAGGCGCCCGACACGGTCGACACCGACCTCGTCACGCTGACCATCGACGGCGTGCAGGTGAGCGTCCCGAAGGACACCCTGGTGATCCGCGCGGCCGAGCAGGTCGGCGTACAGATCCCGCGGTTCTGCGACCACCCGCTGCTCGACCCGGTCGGTGCCTGCCGCCAGTGCCTGGTCGACATCCCTGACGCCGGCAACGGCCGCGGCTTCCCCAAGCCGCAGGCGTCGTGCACGCTCCCCGTCGCCGAGGGCATGGTCGTCAACACCCAGGCGACCAGCGAGGTGGCCGACAAGGCGCAGCAGGGCGTGATGGAGTTCCTGCTGATCAACCACCCGCTCGACTGCCCGGTCTGCGACAAGGGTGGCGAGTGCCCCCTGCAGAACCAGGCGATGAGCAACGGCCGCGGCGAGAGCCGCTTCGCCGAGTCCGGTGGCGTCAAGCGCACCTTCCCCAAGCCGATCAACATCTCCGCGCAGGTCCTCCTCGACCGCGAGCGCTGCGTGCTGTGCGCCCGCTGCACCCGCTTCTCCGAGCAGGTCGCCGGCGACCCGTTCATCGCGCTCGCCGAGCGGGGCGCGCTCCAGCAGGTCGCGATCTACGAGCGCGAGCCCTACGAGAGCTACTTCTCCGGCAACGCGATCCAGATCTGCCCGGTGGGCGCGCTCACCTCCGCCGACTACCGCTTCCGCTCGCGCCCGTTCGACCTGGTCTCCACCCCCGGCGTCGCCGAGCACGACGCCTGCGGCGCGGCGATCCGGGTCGACCACCGTCGCGGCAAGGTGATGCGTCGCCTCGCCGGCAACGACGCGGACGTCAACGAGGAGTGGATCAGCGACAAGGACCGGTTCGCGTTCCGCTACGCGACGACCGACGACCGGATCACCTACCCGCAGGTCCGTGAAGACGGCGAGCTCCGCCCGGCCTCGTGGCCGGAGGCCTTCGCCGTCGCCGCCCGTGGCCTCCGTGCGGCCGGCGCCGGTGCCGTCCTGACCGGCGGCCGCCTGACCGCCGAGGACGCCTACGCCTACGGCAAGTTCGCCCGGGTCGCGCTCGGCACCAACGACGTCGACTTCCGCGCCCGTCCGCACACCGCAGAGGAGGCCTCCTTCCTCGCCGCGCAGGTGGCGCTGTCGGGCGGCGTGACCTACGCCGACCTCGAGACCGCGCCGGTCGTGGTGCTGCTCGGCCTCGAGCCCGAGGACGAGGCGGCGACGATCTTCCTGCGACTGCGCAAGGCGGCCCGCAAGGGTCGTACGCAGGTGGTGTCCGTGGCGCCCTTCACCTCGCGCGGCCTGCGCAAGATGAACGGTCGCCTGGTCCCGGCGGTGCCCGGCACCGAGGCCGAGGTGATCTCCTCGCTCAAGGACGCCGAGCACGGCGTCACCAAGGACGCCGTGATCCTGGTCGGCGAGCGGCTCGCGCAGACCCACGGCGCCCTCACCGCGGCCAGCCAGCTCGCGGCCACCACCGGCGCCCGGCTGGCCTGGGTGCCGCGACGTGCCGGTGACCGCGGTGCGGTCGAGACGGGCGCGCTGCCCAACCTGCTTCCCGGTGGCCGTCCTGCCGACGACAAGGAGGCCCGTGTCGACGTGGCCGCCGCATGGGGCGTCGACGCGCTCCCCAGCCGGGCCGGTCGCGACGGCAACGCGATCGTCGCGGCGCTGGTCAAGGGCGACCTCGGCGGCCTCGTGGTCGGCGGCGTCGACCCCGACGACACCGGCGACCCCGCCGCCTTCCGCGCCGCCCTCGACGCTGCCGGTTTCGTGGTCAGCCTCGAGCTGCGCGAGACCGACGTGACCCGTGCCGCCGACGTCGTGCTGCCGGTGGCGCCGGTGACCGACAAGACCGGCTGGTTCGTGACCTGGGACGCGCGCGTGCGCGAGTTCGACGCGGTCTTCACCAACCCTGCCTCGCTGCCCGACCTGCGGCTGCTGGCCGGCATCGCGGAGGAGATGGGGACGCCGCTCGGCTTCCGCACCGTCGGCGAGGTCCGCGCCGAGATGCAGGCCCTCGGCCCGTGGGACGGTGCCCGCCCCTCGGTCGACCCCGGCAAGGCGCCCCGGCCCCCGAAGGCGCCGAGGAAGGGCGAGACCGCCTTCGCGCTCGCCACCTGGAAGCAGCTGGTCGACCTCGGCTCGATGCAGGACGGCGAGGTCCACCTCCGCGCCACCGCCCGCACGCCGGTCGCCCGCCTCAGCCAGGCGTCGTACGACGCCGTGCTCGGCATGGTGGCTCCCGCCGACGGCGAGCAGCTGGTCACCGTCACCGGCGACCGCGGCAGCCTCACGCTGCCGGCGGTGGTCGCCGACCTGCCCGACGACGTGGTCTGGGTCCCGGCCCGGTCCGTCGGTCGCGGCGTCCTCGCCGAGCTCGCCTCGCCCGGCAGCCCGGTCACCGTGAAGGGAGCCTCGCAGTGA
- the nuoF gene encoding NADH-quinone oxidoreductase subunit NuoF, translating to MADTLTPVLTDNWDAERAWTLAAYEERGGYAALDKAFAMAPDDVINTVKESGLRGRGGAGFPTGMKWGFIPQDNPKPKYLVVNADESEPGTCKDIPLMMASPHTLVEGVIVSSYAIRANTAFIYVRGEVLHVVRRLQRAVQEAYLAGHLGKDIHGSGFDLDLIVHAGAGAYICGEETALLEGLEGRRGQPRLRPPFPAVAGLYASPTVINNVESIASVPSIIVNGAPWFAGMGTEKSQGFGIFSLSGHVKTPGQYEAPLGITLRQLIDLAGGMREGHELKFWTPGGSSTPLLTPEHLDMPLDFESVGAAGSMLGTRALQLFDETTCVVRAVLRWTEFYKHESCGKCTPCREGTWWLTQTLARLEKGQGSESDLDLLLDQCDNILGRSFCALGDGATSPISSSIQHFRDEYLAHLTHGGCPFDPAASTAFPSSTSAPVGADA from the coding sequence ATGGCTGACACGTTGACCCCGGTCCTCACGGACAACTGGGACGCCGAGCGCGCCTGGACGCTGGCGGCGTACGAGGAGCGCGGTGGCTACGCCGCCCTCGACAAGGCCTTCGCGATGGCGCCCGACGACGTGATCAACACCGTCAAGGAGTCGGGCCTGCGCGGTCGCGGCGGTGCCGGCTTCCCCACCGGCATGAAGTGGGGCTTCATCCCCCAGGACAACCCGAAGCCGAAGTACCTCGTGGTCAACGCCGACGAGTCGGAGCCGGGCACCTGCAAGGACATCCCGCTGATGATGGCGAGCCCGCACACGCTGGTGGAGGGCGTGATCGTCAGCTCCTACGCCATCCGCGCCAACACCGCCTTCATCTACGTCCGCGGCGAGGTGCTGCACGTGGTCCGCCGCCTCCAGCGCGCGGTCCAGGAGGCCTACCTCGCCGGTCACCTCGGCAAGGACATCCACGGCTCGGGCTTCGACCTCGACCTGATCGTGCACGCCGGCGCCGGCGCCTACATCTGCGGCGAGGAGACGGCGCTGCTCGAGGGCCTCGAGGGCCGTCGCGGGCAGCCCCGCCTGCGCCCGCCGTTCCCCGCCGTGGCCGGCCTCTACGCCAGCCCGACGGTCATCAACAACGTCGAGTCCATCGCGTCGGTGCCGAGCATCATCGTCAACGGCGCGCCCTGGTTCGCCGGGATGGGCACCGAGAAGTCGCAGGGCTTCGGCATCTTCAGCCTGTCGGGCCACGTGAAGACCCCGGGCCAGTACGAAGCCCCGCTGGGGATCACCCTGCGCCAGCTCATCGACCTGGCCGGGGGCATGCGCGAGGGCCACGAGCTGAAGTTCTGGACGCCCGGCGGATCGAGCACCCCGCTCCTCACGCCCGAGCACCTCGACATGCCGCTCGACTTCGAGTCGGTCGGCGCGGCGGGCTCGATGCTCGGCACCCGCGCGCTGCAGCTCTTCGACGAGACGACCTGCGTCGTCCGCGCCGTCCTGCGGTGGACCGAGTTCTACAAGCACGAGTCGTGCGGCAAGTGCACGCCGTGTCGCGAGGGCACGTGGTGGCTGACCCAGACGCTGGCCAGGCTGGAGAAGGGCCAGGGCAGCGAGTCGGACCTCGACCTGCTGCTCGACCAGTGCGACAACATCCTGGGCCGCTCGTTCTGCGCCCTCGGCGACGGTGCCACGAGCCCGATCTCGAGCTCGATCCAGCACTTCCGCGACGAGTACCTCGCGCACCTGACCCACGGCGGCTGCCCGTTCGACCCCGCCGCCTCGACCGCCTTCCCCTCCAGCACCAGCGCACCTGTGGGAGCCGACGCATGA